The following DNA comes from Flavobacterium sp. N3904.
TGTATCCAACAATTCCACACATAGTTTTTGTTTAATTAGGTTTTGTATAATAAATTTCAAGTTTCAGTCTTTTATTACTAGGGACATCTTCAGAATCAGTGCCTCCAAATAAAATAGCGCCCAAAGGATTCATTACAGAAGTCATAGGTATGTAAGTCGGATCTGGGTCTGGTCCTTTTAAAGCATACATAGTAGCTTTGTTTATATCTTCAGTCACAACAACGCCAAGTTTGACATTGGTAGAATCAGTGTTTTTTATAAGACTCTTAATATAATTTGTAATTCTAAATTTATAGCAATAATCTCCAGCAGGATTTTTGGTTAAATAACCTCCAAAAATAAATTTTGAGTTTTTGATATTTGACGCAACAGATCTGTCAACAGCATAATCAATAAGTGACTGATTGTTTGTAAAATCATATAAATAAATTCTTTGCGGGAAATAATTTATTTTGCCAGCGTCAGTGGCATTTTTTTCCATTTTAGCCGAATTTAAATAAAAAACTATATTAGCTTCATTAATTAGTAAGCTTTTTGTTCTCATAATATCAAGCGCATCGGGAACTCCATTCTTAGAACCCGTAACGCCATCAGGACCAAAATTATCCACTCCAAATAATTCCAAAATAGACATCGAACCTTGTCCGCCTTTTAGATATAAATTATCATCCCCAGTTGTATGATTTATGTTATTTGGATCAGTAGCATTAGTATACTCAGCATTTGGATTACTTTCATTCAATAAACTCACCGTATTACCAGATAAATTAATTTTCAGCGTTTTATATACCTTTTTTGAGTCGATAGTTTCCTCATAAGCAACCGTGATACTTCCTTTTCTAAAATCAATCATGGCCTGATTAGCTTCACTTCCCAATGATTCAACCTGAAAATACAAACCTCTAAAATAATCTTTAAATAAATCATTATTCTTCAAAACCCCAGCAGGAGCCTCTGTTATCAATTTTTTAGTAAAAAAATCTTTATTTAAATCCAATTGCATTCCTGGAGGCGATTTGGTTTCGGTAGCGACTCCAGTTGTCGCATCCTTTGTAGAAACTGTAAGCTCTGCAGGACTAAAAAAGAATTCGTCATTTTGAGCTTTATTCGCACTGTTATTCAAAGGCATACCAATTTTCAACGCAGCAAACTCAGCGTTCTGATTTGTGTAGTATTTTTGAGGTTTTAAAAATTGGTCAGCTGGATCTAAATCCCTCATATAATAGCCCGATTCATATATACGTAACTTAAATTTTGCTAAATCAGGCCCGTAAATAGAATCTAAAAAATAAGTCTTTGCTCCCGTAGTTGTATTTGTTTCTGTTTTTGTTTTATCATAAAAATAGGGAACAGTAAGGATCACACTTGTTATTACAGCACTGTCATCAAAAGTAGGATCTACTACTGCCAAAGCCACTTGCGTATTAAAATTAGCTGTAGTTGTTCCGAATGAAGGATTATCATATATTCCTAATGCATTAATTTCCAAATTATTAGACTGTACCGGGCCAATTTTTTGATTGTATGCAACTATATCATATACTGTGTCTTTGAGGGTAAAATTATTATCCCCTATTAAATCTTCACCAACAACATTATATTCTTTATCACATGAATTTAAAAGAACGACAAATAAAATAAAAGCAATGGTTTTAAAAAAAGAATTTTTAAGCATATTTATTCGTAAAAGATTGATTTATAACAACATATTTTTATAGAATTCGGTATAAGCCACACCAAATCCATCTCTGGGCACCAAAGGTAAAAAAGGTTTACCTGAAGATTCTATAAATTTTGTTAAACTTGGAGATAGTCCATCAGACGCAATAATAACAGCATCGGAATTTAAAATTGTTGTTTTTAATATGTTTTCATAATCTGGAGATTCAAGATCTGCAATAGCTTCTGCTGGAATCCCGTCAAATTTCACTTTATTGATCATTTCAATATCCAAAGTTCCATCGAAAGATTGGCTGTAAACAGAGGTGACAATTTTAGTGTCTGAAAATAAAGCCTCGTTTTTATAAAAATGTTTCATATAAACCGGTAACATTGCAGCCATCCATCCATGAACATGTATAATATCTGGAACCCAATTCAATTTTTTCACTGTTTCTACAACACCTTTAGCAAAGAAAATAGCTCTCTCGTCATTATCTGGATACATTACCCCCTCTTCATCAGCAAAAGTTGCTTTTCTCTTGAAATATTCATCATTATCAATAAAATATACTTGTATTCTTTCTTTGGGAATAGAAGCGACTTTTATAATTAACGGCATATCCAAATCGTTTACAACCAAATTCATTCCTGAAAGTCGAATTACTTCGTGCAATTGGTGTCTTCTCTCGTTAATATTTCCGTATCTTGGCATAAAAATACGAATTTGTCCACCTTGATCATTAATCATTTTTGGTACGTCATAAGACATTAATGAAACCTCATTTTCAGCTAGATAAGGCACAACTTCAGATGATACGTATAATATCCTCTTATCTTTCATAGTATAAATTGATTAATTAATTGGCAATAAAAACCACGCAAAATTACAAAATTTTATGCAGTTATGGACTAAAATATTATGTTTGCACCTAATTTAAACAAAAACACCATGCATCTATTCCATGGAAAAGTAGCTTTGATGGACTATTTATCATCAATTAAGACTACAAATTCTACTATAGGATTTGTCCCAACCATGGGTGCGTTGCACAAAGGACATCAGTCGCTAATGCAACAATCTATTAAAGAAAATGACATTACAGTTGTCAGCATCTTTGTAAATCCTACCCAATTTAACAATCCTGAAGACTTAGCAAAATACCCGAGAACCTTAGACGAAGACTTGAAAAAAATAGACACTATAAATTCGGGAATTATCGTTTACGCCCCAACAGTTGATGACATATATGAAGGAAAAACCTTGTCTCAGTCTTTTGATTTCGATGGATTGGAAAATAAAATGGAAGGCAAGTTCAGACCAGGCCATTTTGATGGGGTTGGAACAATAGTAAAACGTCTTTTTGAAATTGTAAATCCGACTAATGCTTACTTTGGTGAAAAAGATTTTCAGCAATTGCAGATTATTAAAAAAATGGTCGAAAAATGCAAAATGAAAGTAAACATAATTGGCTGCCCAATTTTTAGAGAATCCAACCATCTCGCGATGAGTTCTCGAAATGAACGCTTAACTTTGCAGGAAAGAAAAGATGCCGCTGTTATTTATAATGTTCTCGAAGGAGCCAAATCTAAATTTAAAACCAGTAGCGCCAAAAAAATAAATCAATGGGTAAAAGAAGAATTTGAAAAAAACAAACCTTTTACATTAGAATATTTTGAAATTGCAGATGAGGAAACTCTTTCAACTTGCATCAGAAAAAATAAAAACAAAAAATACCGCGCTTTTATTGCCGTACATATCAATACTATTCGGTTAATAGACACAATTTCATTAAATTAAAATAAAACAAAATGCACATTCAAGTAGTTAAATCAAAGATACATAGGGTAAAGGTTACTGGAGCCGATTTAAATTACATAGGCAGTATTACAATTGACGAAGCCTTATTGGAAGCCTCAAATATTATAGAAGGAGAAAAAGTATCGATAGTCAACATCAACAATGGAGAACGTTTTGATACTTATGCCATTGTTGGAGAAAAGAATTCCGGCATCATTACTTTAAACGGCCCTGCCGCGCGAAAGGTCCAAAAAGACGATATCATTATTATAATTTCATACGCAACACTAGAATTCGAGGAGGCCAAAAAATTCAAACCTTGGATTATTTTTCCAAATGAGAATGACAATTCACTCTCCTAAACTTATAAAATAAAAACTGAATCGCCTCTGCTACTCAAAGCATTAAATTATTCATTATATTGCTTCTTTATTCTATTTTAATTAAATCAACCCCAAATTATGAAACAATTATTAATAGTAGTGTTAGGTTTGTTTTCAATATCATCCTTTTCTCAAATTAAAATTTTAAATTTTAATTCAGATAAGCTTCAAGAAAAAAGAGAAATTGTCATTTCGTTGCCGGCTTCTTATGAAAAAAATCCAACAAAGCGTTATCCTTTAATGATTTTATTGGATGGTGATTATCTATTAAATCCCTTTTTAGGAACTGTAACATACGGAGCCTATTGGGATGATTTACCAGAAGTAATTATAGTTGCCATAAGTCAAAATAAACAAAACGAAAGAGCAACAGATTGTGGTTTAGATGAAGTAACGGGCATGCCTGATGGCAAAAGTGTAGATTTTTTTGACTTCATAGGCTTAGAACTTGTTCCTTTTATACAACATGACTATAGAACTACCAATTTCAAAATAATAGCAGGTCATGATACAACTGCTGCATTTTTAAATTTTTACTTGTATAAAGGCGACCCGTTGTTTAATGCTTATATCTCAATGAGTCCCGAATTGCCGGTAAACATGGAAAACGAATTGCCAAACATTTTATCGTCAATAAAGCAACCGATTTATTATTATCTATCAACTGCTGACGGTGATGTTAAAAACATGCAAGAAAGGATCAAAAAACTAGACAATAGCATCAGAGAGATTAAAAACCCTGATTTGAATTATAAATTTGAATATTTTAAAGAAACTTCACATTTCTCATTGGTATTGCATTCAATTCCTAGTGCTTTATATCAAATTTTTGGTGTTGCCCAACCCATTTCTACTTTAGAATATGATGAAAAAATCGTGACACTAAAAGAAGGATATGTAGATTACCTAACCAAAAAATACGATGTTATCGAAAATTCATTTGGGGTAAAAACACCAATCCGAATCAATGATTTCAAAGCAATTGAAGCAGCAATACTTTACAATAAAGATTACAATGACCTAGATGCTTTAGCGATTCTTGCCGATAAAAATTACCCGAAAAGCATGCTTGGTGATTATGAATTGGCAACCATGTTTGAATATAAAGGTGACAATCCTAGAGCCGTACGCTATTATATGTCTGGATTTAATAAAGAAGAGATAGCCGATCTTACCAAAGACATGATGTTTGCCAAAGCAGAAGAATTGAAAAAAACCTATGCTAAAAAACCAAAAATAAAAGGTAAAGTTGGTCAAGTTGAAACAAAAGAAGAAGTTATTGAAGAAACTCCCGCAACTGATACTCCTGTTACCGAAGAAAAAAAGCAATAATAATGACCGCCAAAGTAAAAACAACTTTTTTTTGCCAGAATTGTGGCGCACAATATGCCAAATGGCAAGGACAGTGCAATTCCTGCAAAGAATGGAATACTATTGCTGAGGAAATTATACAAAAACAAGAAAAAGTAGCTTGGAAAAGCGAATCTTCAACCAACAGTAAAGCACCAAAACCTTTACGAATTAACGAGATTGACAGTGCCGAAGAAATCAGACTCGACACAACTGATAACGAGTTGAACAGAGTTCTGGGTGGCGGGATTGTTCCTGGATCTTTGATTCTATTGGGCGGAGAACCAGGTATTGGAAAAAGCACACTTTTACTGCAAATTTCTTTAAAATTACCCTATAAAACTTTATATGTTTCTGGAGAAGAAAGCCAGAAGCAAATCAAAATGCGTGCAGAACGCATTACTCCCAACGGAGATAATTGCTACATTCTTACCGAAACCAAAACACAGAATATCTTCAAACAGATTGAAGCCATTCAGCCCGAAATTGTTATAATCGATTCGATTCAAACGCTACATACCGATTACATTGAATCAACGGCCGGAAGTATTTCTCAAATTCGGGAAACCACTGCTGAACTAATAAAATTTGCTAAAGAAACCAATATTCCAGTTATTTTAATTGGTCATATTACCAAAGATGGAACTATTGCCGGGCCAAAAATATTGGAACATATGGTCGATACCGTTTTGCAATTTGAAGGTGACCGAAATCATGTCTATCGTATTTTGCGTTCCTT
Coding sequences within:
- a CDS encoding DUF4270 domain-containing protein codes for the protein MLKNSFFKTIAFILFVVLLNSCDKEYNVVGEDLIGDNNFTLKDTVYDIVAYNQKIGPVQSNNLEINALGIYDNPSFGTTTANFNTQVALAVVDPTFDDSAVITSVILTVPYFYDKTKTETNTTTGAKTYFLDSIYGPDLAKFKLRIYESGYYMRDLDPADQFLKPQKYYTNQNAEFAALKIGMPLNNSANKAQNDEFFFSPAELTVSTKDATTGVATETKSPPGMQLDLNKDFFTKKLITEAPAGVLKNNDLFKDYFRGLYFQVESLGSEANQAMIDFRKGSITVAYEETIDSKKVYKTLKINLSGNTVSLLNESNPNAEYTNATDPNNINHTTGDDNLYLKGGQGSMSILELFGVDNFGPDGVTGSKNGVPDALDIMRTKSLLINEANIVFYLNSAKMEKNATDAGKINYFPQRIYLYDFTNNQSLIDYAVDRSVASNIKNSKFIFGGYLTKNPAGDYCYKFRITNYIKSLIKNTDSTNVKLGVVVTEDINKATMYALKGPDPDPTYIPMTSVMNPLGAILFGGTDSEDVPSNKRLKLEIYYTKPN
- a CDS encoding glycogen/starch synthase — its product is MKDKRILYVSSEVVPYLAENEVSLMSYDVPKMINDQGGQIRIFMPRYGNINERRHQLHEVIRLSGMNLVVNDLDMPLIIKVASIPKERIQVYFIDNDEYFKRKATFADEEGVMYPDNDERAIFFAKGVVETVKKLNWVPDIIHVHGWMAAMLPVYMKHFYKNEALFSDTKIVTSVYSQSFDGTLDIEMINKVKFDGIPAEAIADLESPDYENILKTTILNSDAVIIASDGLSPSLTKFIESSGKPFLPLVPRDGFGVAYTEFYKNMLL
- the panC gene encoding pantoate--beta-alanine ligase — its product is MHLFHGKVALMDYLSSIKTTNSTIGFVPTMGALHKGHQSLMQQSIKENDITVVSIFVNPTQFNNPEDLAKYPRTLDEDLKKIDTINSGIIVYAPTVDDIYEGKTLSQSFDFDGLENKMEGKFRPGHFDGVGTIVKRLFEIVNPTNAYFGEKDFQQLQIIKKMVEKCKMKVNIIGCPIFRESNHLAMSSRNERLTLQERKDAAVIYNVLEGAKSKFKTSSAKKINQWVKEEFEKNKPFTLEYFEIADEETLSTCIRKNKNKKYRAFIAVHINTIRLIDTISLN
- the panD gene encoding aspartate 1-decarboxylase, which encodes MHIQVVKSKIHRVKVTGADLNYIGSITIDEALLEASNIIEGEKVSIVNINNGERFDTYAIVGEKNSGIITLNGPAARKVQKDDIIIIISYATLEFEEAKKFKPWIIFPNENDNSLS
- a CDS encoding alpha/beta hydrolase produces the protein MKQLLIVVLGLFSISSFSQIKILNFNSDKLQEKREIVISLPASYEKNPTKRYPLMILLDGDYLLNPFLGTVTYGAYWDDLPEVIIVAISQNKQNERATDCGLDEVTGMPDGKSVDFFDFIGLELVPFIQHDYRTTNFKIIAGHDTTAAFLNFYLYKGDPLFNAYISMSPELPVNMENELPNILSSIKQPIYYYLSTADGDVKNMQERIKKLDNSIREIKNPDLNYKFEYFKETSHFSLVLHSIPSALYQIFGVAQPISTLEYDEKIVTLKEGYVDYLTKKYDVIENSFGVKTPIRINDFKAIEAAILYNKDYNDLDALAILADKNYPKSMLGDYELATMFEYKGDNPRAVRYYMSGFNKEEIADLTKDMMFAKAEELKKTYAKKPKIKGKVGQVETKEEVIEETPATDTPVTEEKKQ
- the radA gene encoding DNA repair protein RadA is translated as MTAKVKTTFFCQNCGAQYAKWQGQCNSCKEWNTIAEEIIQKQEKVAWKSESSTNSKAPKPLRINEIDSAEEIRLDTTDNELNRVLGGGIVPGSLILLGGEPGIGKSTLLLQISLKLPYKTLYVSGEESQKQIKMRAERITPNGDNCYILTETKTQNIFKQIEAIQPEIVIIDSIQTLHTDYIESTAGSISQIRETTAELIKFAKETNIPVILIGHITKDGTIAGPKILEHMVDTVLQFEGDRNHVYRILRSLKNRFGSTAEIGIYEMLGSGLCEVSNPSEILISHKDEELSGTAIATTLEGMRPLMIEIQSLVSTAVYGTPQRSTTGYNAKRLNMILAVLEKRAGFRLGAKDVFLNVTGGISVDDPAIDLAVVAAILSSNEDIPVNKDFCFAGEVGLSGEIRPVNRVDQRIQEAEKLGFSTIFVSKYNKIALKNTGIKIQLVAKIEDVASQLFG